From a region of the Pseudoxanthomonas sp. X-1 genome:
- the rplF gene encoding 50S ribosomal protein L6 — MSRVAKKPIALPKGTELNNANGTVTVKGPKGTLTIAQPEGVNIAVENGTVNLSPSTLDHDAITGTIRAILANMVKGVSDGFERKLELVGVGYRAAMSGKDLNLSLGFSHPIVFKAPEGITLAAPTQTEILVQGADKQRVGEVAAKIRGFRPPEPYKGKGVKYSDETIIRKEAKKA, encoded by the coding sequence ATGTCCCGCGTCGCCAAGAAGCCGATCGCCCTGCCCAAGGGCACCGAACTGAACAACGCCAACGGCACCGTGACCGTCAAGGGCCCCAAGGGCACCCTGACGATCGCCCAGCCGGAAGGCGTGAACATCGCCGTCGAGAACGGCACCGTGAACCTGTCGCCGTCCACGCTGGACCACGACGCCATCACCGGCACCATCCGCGCGATCCTGGCCAACATGGTCAAGGGCGTGTCCGATGGTTTCGAGCGCAAGCTCGAGCTGGTTGGCGTGGGTTACCGCGCCGCGATGTCCGGCAAGGACCTGAACCTGTCGCTGGGTTTCTCCCACCCGATCGTGTTCAAGGCGCCGGAAGGCATCACGCTGGCCGCCCCGACCCAGACCGAGATCCTGGTGCAGGGCGCCGACAAGCAGCGCGTCGGTGAAGTCGCCGCCAAGATCCGCGGATTCCGTCCGCCGGAGCCCTACAAGGGCAAGGGCGTGAAGTACTCCGACGAAACCATCATCCGCAAGGAAGCCAAGAAGGCTTAA
- the rpsM gene encoding 30S ribosomal protein S13, with translation MARIAGVNLPAQKHVWVGLQSIYGIGRTRSKKVCEAAGVTVTTKIRDLSEPEVERLRAEVGKYIVEGDLRREVGMAIKRLMDLGCYRGLRHRRGLPLRGQRTRTNARTRKGPRKAIKK, from the coding sequence ATGGCGCGTATTGCAGGTGTCAACCTGCCTGCCCAGAAGCACGTCTGGGTGGGGCTGCAGAGCATTTACGGCATTGGCCGTACCCGGTCCAAGAAGGTCTGCGAAGCCGCAGGCGTGACGGTGACCACCAAGATCCGCGACCTGTCCGAGCCGGAAGTCGAGCGCCTGCGCGCCGAGGTCGGCAAGTACATCGTCGAGGGCGACCTGCGTCGCGAAGTCGGCATGGCGATCAAGCGCCTGATGGACCTGGGCTGCTACCGCGGCCTGCGCCATCGTCGCGGCCTGCCGCTGCGTGGTCAGCGCACCCGTACCAACGCCCGTACCCGCAAGGGTCCGCGTAAAGCCATCAAGAAGTAA
- a CDS encoding disulfide bond formation protein B — protein sequence MNPFRWSFRAQFLAGFLVCVGLLGAALYTQYYQHQIPCPLCSFQRGAFALLGLVFLIGGLHGPRSRGGRIVYGLLGLVPALIGIGIAGRHVWLQHLPADKVPACGPDLAYMMEAFPLGDVLRQVLTGSGECAEVTWRLLGLSMPEWSLLWFVVLTLWLLMAAFRRRKRTLLRELRPS from the coding sequence ATGAATCCTTTCCGTTGGTCCTTCCGCGCGCAGTTCCTGGCCGGTTTCCTCGTATGCGTCGGATTGCTGGGCGCCGCGCTGTACACCCAGTACTACCAGCACCAGATCCCGTGTCCGCTGTGCAGCTTCCAGCGAGGCGCGTTCGCGCTGTTGGGCCTGGTGTTCCTGATCGGCGGCCTGCACGGGCCGCGCAGCCGCGGCGGGCGCATCGTCTACGGCCTGCTGGGGCTGGTGCCGGCGCTGATCGGCATCGGCATCGCCGGTCGCCACGTGTGGCTGCAGCATCTGCCGGCCGACAAGGTGCCGGCGTGCGGCCCCGACCTGGCCTACATGATGGAGGCCTTCCCGCTGGGCGACGTGCTGCGCCAGGTACTGACCGGGTCGGGCGAGTGCGCCGAGGTCACCTGGCGTCTGCTGGGCCTGTCGATGCCCGAGTGGAGCCTGCTGTGGTTCGTGGTGCTGACGCTGTGGCTGCTGATGGCCGCCTTCCGCCGGCGCAAGCGCACGCTGCTGCGCGAGCTGCGCCCGTCCTGA
- the rpsD gene encoding 30S ribosomal protein S4 produces the protein MARYIGPTCKLARREGADLSLKSPARALDSKCKLEQKPGQHGATARKGKLSDYATQLREKQKVKRIYGLLERQFRNYYKKASTKKGNTGENLLQLLETRLDNVIYRMGFAVTRPAARQLVSHRGVLVNGKSVNLPSYQVKAGDAIELSEKAQKQLRVQESLTVAEQLDLSPSWVEVDSKKFAGVFKAVPVRSDLPADINEALIVELYSK, from the coding sequence ATGGCTCGTTATATCGGTCCTACCTGCAAACTCGCCCGTCGCGAAGGTGCAGACCTGTCCCTCAAGAGCCCGGCGCGCGCGCTGGACTCCAAGTGCAAGCTGGAGCAGAAGCCCGGCCAGCACGGTGCCACCGCCCGCAAGGGCAAGCTGTCCGACTACGCCACCCAGCTGCGCGAGAAGCAGAAGGTCAAGCGTATCTACGGTCTGCTGGAGCGCCAGTTCCGCAACTACTACAAGAAGGCCTCGACCAAGAAGGGCAACACCGGCGAGAACCTGCTGCAGCTGCTGGAAACCCGCCTGGACAACGTGATCTACCGCATGGGTTTCGCGGTCACCCGTCCGGCCGCCCGCCAGCTGGTCTCGCACCGCGGCGTGCTGGTCAACGGCAAGTCGGTCAACCTGCCTTCCTACCAGGTCAAGGCCGGCGACGCGATCGAGCTGTCGGAGAAGGCCCAGAAGCAGCTGCGCGTGCAGGAATCCCTGACCGTGGCCGAGCAGCTGGACCTGAGCCCGTCCTGGGTCGAGGTGGATTCGAAGAAGTTCGCCGGCGTGTTCAAGGCCGTGCCGGTCCGTTCGGACCTGCCCGCCGACATCAACGAAGCGCTGATCGTCGAGCTGTACTCGAAGTAA
- the rplQ gene encoding 50S ribosomal protein L17, which produces MRHQKAGRKFSRTSSHRAAMFSNMAASLIKHGLIKTTLPKAKELRRVAEPLITLAKVDGVANRRLAFARLRDKEAVGTLFTTLGPRYQSRPGGYLRILKCGFRAGDNAPMAYVELVDRPEAAE; this is translated from the coding sequence ATGCGTCACCAGAAAGCCGGCCGCAAGTTCAGCCGCACCAGCTCGCATCGCGCCGCGATGTTCTCCAACATGGCCGCCTCGCTGATCAAGCACGGCCTGATCAAGACCACCCTGCCCAAGGCCAAGGAACTGCGTCGCGTCGCCGAGCCGCTGATCACCCTAGCCAAGGTCGATGGCGTGGCCAACCGCCGCCTGGCCTTCGCGCGTCTGCGCGACAAGGAAGCGGTCGGCACCCTGTTCACCACCCTGGGCCCGCGCTACCAGTCGCGTCCGGGCGGCTACCTGCGCATCCTCAAGTGCGGCTTCCGCGCTGGCGACAACGCGCCGATGGCTTACGTGGAACTGGTCGATCGTCCGGAAGCGGCCGAGTAA
- the rpmD gene encoding 50S ribosomal protein L30, producing MANESNKTVKVRLVRGLRGSQSRHRLSVKALGLNKLNDVRELKDSPQVRGLIAKVHYLVRVEE from the coding sequence ATGGCTAATGAGTCCAACAAGACCGTCAAGGTGCGCCTGGTGCGCGGCCTGCGTGGTTCCCAGTCGCGTCACCGCCTGTCGGTGAAGGCGCTGGGCCTGAACAAGCTCAACGATGTGCGTGAACTCAAGGACAGCCCGCAGGTGCGCGGCCTGATCGCCAAGGTTCACTACCTCGTCCGCGTCGAGGAGTAA
- the secY gene encoding preprotein translocase subunit SecY codes for MAQQGIAGGLGKFTELRQRLLFVLGALVVYRIGCFVPVPGVNPDAMLALMQAQGGGIVDMFNMFSGGALHRFSIFALNVMPYISASIVIQLGAHIFPALKALQKEGESGRRKITQYSRIGAVLLAVVQGGSIALALQHQTAPGGAPVVYAPGLGFVVTAIVALTAGTIFLMWVGEQVTERGIGNGVSLIIFSGIVAGLPAAVIHTFGAVNDGTMSPIALIIVAVVVFAFTWFVVFVERGQRRITVNYARRQGGRNAYMNQTSFLPLKLNMAGVIPPIFASSILAFPATLAMWSGQSPMAVTLQRISQALSPGEPLHMIVFAAMIIGFAFFYTALVFNSQETAENLKKSGALIPGIRPGKATADYVDGVLTRLTAAGSLYLVAVCLLPEVMRTQLGTSFYFGGTSLLIVVVVVMDFIAQIQAHLMSHQYESLLKKANLKGGNRGLSRG; via the coding sequence ATGGCGCAGCAGGGCATCGCGGGTGGTCTGGGCAAATTCACCGAGCTGCGGCAGCGTCTGCTGTTCGTGCTGGGTGCCCTGGTCGTCTACCGGATCGGTTGCTTCGTTCCGGTTCCGGGCGTCAACCCGGATGCGATGCTCGCGCTGATGCAGGCGCAGGGCGGCGGCATCGTGGACATGTTCAACATGTTCTCGGGCGGCGCCCTGCACCGTTTCAGCATCTTCGCGCTGAACGTGATGCCGTATATCTCGGCGTCCATCGTCATCCAGCTGGGTGCCCACATCTTCCCGGCGCTCAAGGCGCTGCAGAAGGAGGGCGAGTCCGGCCGTCGCAAGATCACCCAGTACTCGCGCATCGGCGCGGTGCTGCTGGCGGTGGTGCAGGGCGGCAGCATCGCGCTGGCGCTGCAGCATCAAACCGCGCCGGGCGGCGCGCCGGTGGTGTACGCCCCGGGCCTGGGCTTCGTGGTCACCGCGATCGTGGCGCTCACCGCGGGCACCATCTTCCTGATGTGGGTCGGCGAGCAGGTCACCGAGCGCGGCATCGGCAACGGTGTGTCGCTGATCATCTTCTCGGGCATCGTCGCCGGCCTGCCGGCCGCGGTGATCCACACCTTCGGCGCCGTCAACGACGGCACGATGAGCCCCATCGCGCTGATCATCGTGGCGGTGGTGGTGTTCGCGTTCACCTGGTTCGTGGTGTTCGTCGAGCGCGGGCAACGCCGGATCACGGTCAACTACGCGCGCCGCCAGGGCGGTCGCAACGCGTACATGAACCAGACCTCGTTCCTGCCGCTCAAGCTCAACATGGCCGGCGTGATCCCGCCGATCTTCGCCTCGTCCATCCTGGCCTTCCCGGCCACGCTGGCGATGTGGTCTGGCCAGTCGCCGATGGCGGTGACCCTGCAGCGCATCTCCCAGGCGCTGTCGCCGGGCGAGCCGCTGCACATGATCGTGTTCGCGGCGATGATCATCGGCTTCGCGTTCTTCTACACCGCGCTGGTCTTCAACTCGCAGGAAACCGCCGAGAACCTGAAGAAGTCCGGCGCGCTGATCCCGGGCATCCGTCCCGGCAAGGCCACCGCCGACTACGTCGACGGCGTGCTGACCCGCCTGACGGCCGCCGGTTCGCTGTATCTGGTGGCGGTGTGTCTGCTGCCGGAAGTGATGCGTACGCAGCTGGGCACCTCGTTCTACTTCGGCGGCACCTCGCTGCTGATCGTGGTGGTGGTCGTGATGGACTTCATCGCGCAGATCCAGGCGCACCTGATGTCCCACCAGTACGAAAGCCTGTTGAAGAAGGCCAACCTGAAGGGCGGCAACCGCGGCCTGTCGCGCGGCTGA
- the rplO gene encoding 50S ribosomal protein L15 has protein sequence MNMRLNTLSPAEGARTERKRVGRGIGSGLGKTAGRGHKGSFARAGKGKIKAKFEGGQMPLIKRLPKVGFRSKLKKDTAEVLSYQLDRLEAGEIDFAALRAAKLVPSTAKRAKIVKKGELTKAFTLKGVQATAGAKAAIEAAGGSIQE, from the coding sequence ATCAACATGCGTCTCAACACTCTGTCGCCTGCAGAAGGCGCCCGCACCGAGCGCAAGCGCGTCGGTCGCGGCATCGGTTCGGGCCTGGGCAAGACCGCCGGCCGCGGCCACAAGGGTTCGTTCGCCCGCGCTGGTAAGGGCAAGATCAAGGCGAAGTTCGAAGGCGGCCAGATGCCGCTGATCAAGCGTCTGCCGAAGGTCGGTTTCCGCTCCAAGCTGAAGAAGGACACCGCCGAGGTGCTGTCCTATCAGCTGGACCGTCTGGAAGCCGGCGAGATCGATTTCGCGGCCCTGCGCGCTGCCAAGCTGGTGCCCAGCACCGCCAAGCGCGCCAAGATCGTGAAGAAGGGCGAGTTGACCAAGGCGTTCACGCTCAAGGGCGTGCAGGCCACGGCGGGCGCGAAGGCGGCCATCGAAGCTGCCGGCGGCAGCATCCAGGAGTAA
- a CDS encoding 3-deoxy-7-phosphoheptulonate synthase class II produces the protein MSAAAPAVPFSATSGDWRPDSWRTRPAMQLPTYPDADALARAVEELGKLPPLVTSWEIFALKKQLAEAQEGKRFVLQGGDCAESFSDCESGLISNRLKVLLQMSLVLVHGLQLPVVRVGRFAGQYAKPRSTDMETRGEITLPSYRGDLVNGPEFTAAARIPDPQRMIRAHSRSAMTMNFVRALIDGGFADLHHPEYWNLSWVGYSPLANEYQQMVSDIGGAVRFMETLAGAEVHNLNRIDFYTSHEALLLPYEQALTREVPRQHGWFNLSTHYPWIGMRTAAVDGAHVEYLRGVRNPIAVKVGPSVKPDQLLELMDILNPDDEPGRLTFIHRMGAAQIADRLPPLLEAVKRDGRRVLWICDAMHGNTESTSNGFKTRRFDNIRGEVEQAFDLHAAAGTRLGGVHLELTGEDVTECTGGARELTDIDLERAYRSTVDPRLNYEQSLEIAMSIVRKQRQLQATVG, from the coding sequence ATGTCCGCCGCAGCCCCCGCCGTTCCTTTCTCTGCCACCTCCGGCGACTGGCGTCCCGACAGCTGGCGCACGCGGCCGGCGATGCAGCTGCCGACCTATCCCGATGCCGACGCCCTGGCCCGCGCGGTCGAGGAACTCGGCAAGTTGCCACCGCTGGTGACCTCCTGGGAGATCTTCGCGCTGAAGAAGCAGCTGGCCGAGGCGCAGGAGGGCAAGCGCTTCGTGCTGCAGGGCGGCGACTGCGCCGAGAGCTTCTCCGACTGCGAGTCCGGCCTGATCTCCAACCGGCTGAAGGTGCTGCTGCAGATGAGCCTGGTGCTGGTGCACGGCCTGCAGCTGCCGGTGGTGCGCGTCGGGCGCTTCGCCGGGCAGTACGCCAAGCCGCGCTCGACCGACATGGAGACCCGCGGCGAGATCACCCTGCCGAGCTACCGCGGCGACCTGGTCAACGGGCCGGAATTCACCGCCGCCGCGCGCATCCCCGATCCGCAGCGCATGATCCGCGCTCACTCGCGCTCGGCCATGACGATGAACTTCGTGCGGGCGCTGATCGACGGCGGCTTCGCCGACCTGCACCACCCCGAGTACTGGAACCTCAGCTGGGTCGGCTATTCGCCGCTGGCCAACGAGTACCAGCAGATGGTGTCCGACATCGGCGGCGCGGTGCGCTTCATGGAGACCCTCGCCGGCGCCGAGGTGCACAACCTCAACCGCATCGACTTCTACACCTCGCATGAGGCGCTGCTGCTGCCCTACGAGCAGGCGCTGACCCGCGAGGTGCCGCGCCAGCACGGCTGGTTCAACCTGTCCACGCACTATCCCTGGATCGGCATGCGCACCGCGGCGGTCGACGGGGCGCATGTGGAATACCTGCGCGGGGTGCGCAATCCGATCGCGGTAAAAGTCGGTCCGTCGGTCAAGCCCGATCAGCTGCTGGAACTGATGGACATTCTCAACCCGGACGACGAGCCGGGCCGGCTGACCTTCATCCACCGCATGGGCGCGGCGCAGATCGCCGACAGGCTTCCGCCGCTGCTGGAGGCGGTCAAGCGCGACGGCCGCCGCGTGCTGTGGATCTGCGATGCGATGCATGGCAATACCGAGTCGACCAGCAACGGCTTCAAGACGCGCCGCTTCGACAACATCCGCGGCGAGGTCGAGCAGGCTTTCGACCTGCATGCCGCGGCGGGCACGCGCCTGGGCGGTGTCCACCTGGAGCTGACAGGCGAGGACGTCACCGAATGCACCGGCGGCGCGCGCGAGCTGACCGACATCGACCTGGAGCGCGCGTATCGCTCGACCGTCGATCCGCGCCTGAACTACGAGCAGTCGCTGGAGATCGCCATGTCGATCGTGCGCAAGCAGCGGCAGCTGCAGGCAACGGTGGGCTAA
- the rplR gene encoding 50S ribosomal protein L18: MSIKNTARLRRAKSTRAHIRSLGVPRLSVLRTGQHLYAQIFTADGSKVLASANTLQADVKEGLKNGKNSDAAAKVGKLIAERAKAAGVEKVAFDRSGYRYHGRVKALADAAREGGLQF, translated from the coding sequence ATGAGCATCAAGAACACCGCCCGCCTGCGCCGCGCCAAGTCGACCCGCGCTCACATCCGCAGCCTGGGTGTGCCGCGCCTGAGCGTCCTGCGCACCGGCCAGCACCTGTACGCGCAGATCTTCACTGCCGACGGCTCCAAGGTGCTGGCTTCGGCCAACACCCTGCAGGCCGACGTCAAGGAAGGCCTGAAGAACGGCAAGAACAGCGACGCCGCCGCCAAGGTCGGCAAGCTGATCGCCGAGCGCGCCAAGGCCGCTGGCGTCGAGAAGGTCGCCTTCGACCGCTCGGGCTACCGCTACCACGGCCGCGTCAAGGCGCTGGCCGATGCCGCGCGCGAAGGCGGCCTGCAGTTCTAA
- the rpsE gene encoding 30S ribosomal protein S5 — protein MAEEQRSRGRDRNREEKVDDGMIEKLIAVNRVSKTVKGGRQFTFTALTVVGDGNGRIGFGYGKAREVPVAIQKSMEYARKGMLNVDLNNGTLWHPVKAGHGAARVFMQPASEGTGVIAGGAMRAVLEAVGVKNVLAKAVGSRNPINLVRATLRGLEDMQSPARIAAKRGKSVEELTHG, from the coding sequence ATGGCAGAAGAACAACGCTCGCGCGGGCGCGATCGCAACCGCGAAGAGAAAGTCGACGATGGCATGATCGAGAAGCTGATCGCGGTCAACCGCGTCAGCAAGACGGTCAAGGGTGGTCGCCAGTTCACCTTCACCGCGCTGACGGTGGTGGGCGACGGCAACGGCCGCATCGGTTTCGGCTACGGCAAGGCCCGCGAAGTCCCGGTGGCGATCCAGAAGTCGATGGAGTACGCGCGCAAGGGCATGCTCAACGTCGACCTGAACAACGGCACCCTGTGGCACCCGGTCAAGGCCGGCCACGGCGCGGCCCGGGTGTTCATGCAGCCGGCCTCGGAAGGTACCGGTGTCATCGCCGGTGGCGCCATGCGCGCCGTGCTGGAAGCGGTGGGCGTGAAGAACGTGCTGGCCAAGGCCGTTGGTTCGCGTAACCCGATCAACCTGGTGCGCGCCACGCTGCGCGGCCTGGAAGACATGCAGTCGCCGGCCCGCATCGCGGCCAAGCGCGGCAAGTCGGTGGAGGAACTCACCCATGGCTAA
- the rpsK gene encoding 30S ribosomal protein S11, whose translation MAKPSAAKAPKKKIKRVVTDGVAHVHASFNNTIVTITDRQGNALSWATSGGAGFRGSRKSTPFAAQVAAEKAGRAALDYGLKSLEVRIKGPGPGRESAVRSLNNVGYKITNIIDVTPIPHNGCRPPKKRRV comes from the coding sequence ATGGCAAAGCCGTCCGCCGCCAAGGCACCGAAGAAGAAGATCAAGCGCGTCGTCACCGACGGCGTCGCCCACGTCCATGCTTCGTTCAACAACACCATCGTCACCATCACCGACCGCCAGGGCAATGCGCTCTCGTGGGCCACGTCGGGCGGTGCGGGCTTCCGCGGTTCGCGCAAGTCCACCCCGTTCGCTGCGCAGGTCGCCGCCGAGAAGGCCGGCCGCGCCGCGCTGGACTACGGCCTGAAGTCGCTGGAAGTCCGCATCAAGGGTCCGGGTCCGGGCCGTGAGTCGGCCGTGCGTTCGCTCAACAACGTCGGCTACAAGATCACCAACATCATCGACGTGACGCCTATCCCGCACAACGGGTGCCGTCCGCCGAAGAAGCGTCGCGTCTAA
- a CDS encoding TonB-dependent receptor, whose product MKTPNLLASAIALALATTPLLALADDAPTDATVDLDVVKVHAKLDAARNALSPDIGSSQFTISAADIDRLPLGASTPINQVLLQAPGVVQDSYGGVHVRGDHANLQYRINGVILPESISGFGQSLDPRTVSSIRLLDGALPAQFGDRTAAVVDITTKSGQALGNGGSVGVTAGSFGTFNPSLAWWGSQGRWSWFVTGDYDQNKIGLENPTNSRTPDHDKTHQGKAFADLTYLVNEDTRLSVMAGYANNRFQVPNNPGQTPAFDNQGQTDFDSSALDERQRENTRFATVALQGLVGDSAYQVSLGQRYSSVAFDPDVTGDLIFDGVASQVDRGNRANVLQADVSTPLGASHTLRYGLYGDFEHATASNNSWVFPADADGHQTSNIPELIGDSSRFHASTTALYLQDEWKLGEDWTVNYGLRADRYKAFGRSESQLSPRIGAIWQATDSTTLHAGYARYFTPPASELISAGDIALFDGTTNQQVAAGAQVPLSERSDYYDLGISQQVGDHLTLGLDAYDRLADRLQDEGQFGAAYIYSTFNYRYGHVHGLEFSADYDNGPVSAYFNAAYSRAMGKQVMTGAYNFDPDALAYVAENWIHLDHDQKLTSSGGINYSFAGHNRVGANYLYGSGLRTDTPTVPNGAALPSYFQLNLSAGHDFEADTAHPLHVQVAAVNALDRSYQLRDGGGIGVFAPQWAPRRGVFLSVQQDF is encoded by the coding sequence ATGAAGACCCCGAACCTGCTCGCCTCCGCCATCGCCCTGGCCCTGGCGACCACGCCCCTGCTCGCCCTGGCCGATGACGCCCCCACCGATGCCACCGTGGACCTGGACGTGGTCAAGGTCCACGCCAAGCTGGATGCGGCGCGCAACGCGCTCTCCCCGGACATCGGCAGCAGCCAGTTCACCATCAGCGCCGCCGACATCGACCGGCTGCCGCTTGGGGCCTCGACCCCGATAAACCAAGTGCTGCTGCAGGCGCCGGGGGTCGTCCAGGACTCCTACGGCGGCGTCCACGTGCGCGGCGACCACGCCAATCTGCAGTACCGCATCAACGGCGTGATCCTGCCCGAGTCGATCTCCGGCTTCGGCCAGAGCCTGGACCCGCGCACCGTGTCCAGCATCCGCCTGCTCGACGGCGCGCTGCCGGCGCAGTTCGGCGACCGGACCGCGGCGGTGGTCGACATCACCACCAAGAGCGGCCAGGCGCTCGGCAACGGCGGCAGCGTCGGGGTGACCGCAGGCTCGTTCGGCACCTTCAATCCCTCGCTGGCCTGGTGGGGCAGCCAGGGCCGCTGGAGCTGGTTCGTGACCGGCGACTACGACCAGAACAAGATCGGCCTGGAGAACCCCACCAACAGCCGCACGCCCGACCACGACAAGACCCACCAGGGCAAGGCCTTCGCCGACCTGACCTATCTGGTCAACGAGGACACGCGCCTGAGCGTGATGGCCGGCTATGCCAACAACCGCTTCCAGGTGCCCAACAACCCGGGCCAGACCCCGGCCTTCGACAACCAGGGCCAAACCGACTTCGATTCCAGCGCGCTGGACGAGCGCCAGCGCGAGAACACCCGCTTCGCCACCGTCGCGCTGCAGGGCCTGGTCGGCGACAGCGCCTACCAGGTCTCGCTGGGCCAGCGTTACAGCAGCGTGGCCTTCGATCCGGACGTCACCGGCGACCTGATCTTCGACGGCGTCGCCTCGCAGGTCGATCGCGGCAACCGCGCCAACGTGCTGCAGGCCGATGTCTCCACCCCGCTGGGCGCGTCGCATACCTTGCGCTACGGCCTGTACGGCGACTTCGAACACGCCACCGCCAGCAACAACAGCTGGGTGTTCCCGGCCGACGCCGACGGCCACCAGACCAGCAACATCCCCGAACTGATCGGCGACAGCAGCCGCTTCCACGCCAGCACCACCGCGCTCTACCTGCAGGACGAATGGAAGCTCGGCGAGGACTGGACCGTGAACTACGGCCTGCGCGCCGACCGTTACAAGGCCTTCGGACGCAGCGAGAGCCAGCTCAGCCCGCGCATCGGCGCGATCTGGCAGGCCACCGACAGCACCACCCTGCACGCCGGCTACGCCCGCTACTTCACCCCGCCGGCCAGCGAACTGATCTCCGCCGGCGATATCGCCCTGTTCGATGGCACCACCAACCAGCAGGTCGCCGCCGGCGCGCAGGTGCCGCTCAGCGAACGCAGCGATTACTACGACCTGGGCATCTCCCAGCAGGTCGGCGACCACCTGACCCTGGGCCTGGACGCCTACGACCGCCTGGCCGACCGCCTGCAGGACGAGGGCCAGTTCGGCGCCGCCTACATCTATTCGACCTTCAACTACCGCTACGGCCACGTCCACGGCCTGGAGTTCTCGGCCGACTACGACAACGGCCCGGTGAGCGCCTACTTCAACGCGGCCTACAGCCGGGCGATGGGCAAGCAGGTCATGACCGGCGCCTACAACTTCGACCCCGACGCCCTGGCCTATGTGGCGGAGAACTGGATCCACCTGGACCACGACCAGAAGCTCACCTCGTCGGGCGGCATCAACTACAGCTTCGCCGGCCACAACCGGGTGGGCGCCAACTACCTCTACGGCAGCGGCCTGCGCACCGATACGCCGACGGTGCCGAATGGCGCGGCGCTGCCGTCCTACTTCCAGCTCAACCTGAGCGCGGGGCACGACTTCGAGGCCGACACCGCGCATCCGCTGCATGTGCAGGTCGCCGCAGTGAACGCGCTGGATCGCAGCTACCAGCTGCGCGACGGCGGCGGCATCGGCGTGTTCGCGCCGCAATGGGCGCCGCGGCGCGGCGTGTTCCTCAGCGTGCAGCAGGACTTCTGA
- the rpoA gene encoding DNA-directed RNA polymerase subunit alpha: MTGITQQVLRPRGPQIERLTDNRAKVVIEPLERGYGHTLGNALRRVLLSSIPGFAITEVEIDGVLHEYSTIEGLQEDVLEVLLNLKDVAIRIHTGDNATLSLTKQGPGVVTAGDIKTDHNVEILNPDHVIAHLTKDIAVNLRLKIERGFGYQPAAARRRPDEENRAIGRLVLDASFSPVRRVAYAVESARVEQRTDLDKLVLDIETNGTIDAEEAVRTAADILSDQLSVFGDFTHRDRGAPKQQTGGVDPVLLRPIDDLELTVRSANCLKAESIYYIGDLIQKTEVELLKTPNLGKKSLTEIKEVLAQRGLSLGMKLENWPPAGVSQHGMMG; encoded by the coding sequence ATGACGGGTATCACTCAGCAAGTGCTGCGCCCCCGCGGCCCGCAGATCGAGCGCCTGACCGACAACCGCGCCAAGGTGGTCATCGAACCGCTGGAGCGTGGCTACGGCCATACGCTGGGCAATGCGCTGCGCCGCGTGCTGCTGTCGTCCATCCCCGGCTTCGCGATCACCGAGGTCGAGATCGACGGCGTGCTGCACGAGTACAGCACCATCGAGGGTCTGCAGGAAGACGTGCTGGAAGTCCTGCTGAACCTCAAGGATGTGGCCATCCGCATCCACACCGGCGACAACGCCACCCTGAGCCTGACCAAGCAGGGCCCGGGCGTGGTCACCGCCGGCGACATCAAGACCGACCACAACGTCGAGATCCTCAATCCCGACCACGTGATCGCGCACCTGACCAAGGACATCGCGGTCAACCTGCGCCTGAAGATCGAGCGCGGCTTCGGCTATCAGCCGGCCGCCGCCCGCCGTCGTCCGGACGAAGAGAACCGCGCCATCGGCCGCCTGGTGCTGGACGCCTCGTTCTCGCCGGTCCGTCGCGTCGCCTACGCCGTCGAGTCCGCTCGCGTCGAACAGCGCACCGATCTGGACAAGCTGGTCCTGGACATCGAGACCAACGGCACGATCGACGCCGAGGAAGCCGTGCGCACCGCCGCCGACATCCTGAGCGACCAGCTGTCGGTGTTCGGCGACTTCACGCACCGCGACCGCGGCGCGCCGAAGCAGCAGACCGGCGGCGTGGATCCGGTGCTGCTGCGCCCGATCGACGACCTGGAGCTGACCGTGCGTTCGGCCAACTGCCTCAAGGCCGAGAGCATCTACTACATCGGCGATCTGATCCAGAAGACCGAAGTGGAGCTGCTCAAGACCCCGAACCTCGGCAAGAAGTCGCTGACCGAGATCAAGGAAGTCCTGGCCCAGCGCGGCCTGTCGCTCGGCATGAAGCTGGAGAACTGGCCGCCGGCCGGTGTCTCGCAGCACGGGATGATGGGGTAA